A single window of Anopheles moucheti chromosome 2, idAnoMoucSN_F20_07, whole genome shotgun sequence DNA harbors:
- the LOC128299584 gene encoding coiled-coil domain-containing protein lobo gives MYHQPSGPIDVVIVAIVEKDVLVDYLVPLVKDIRIQQRPVRTVEFHSNTETFGKEPTRLVSPDAVLKRRQANSFELATLLCSFLIGNGFAACVVSGYATREVVNNDQQRVVCPFVPVEEEESGEEEQPEAPNKYQLRQPPDLRSQYLLNIEEEKVAKGQAEEANRLAAEQEEIERFEQPPDDPKRGHRVHAWVAILKNAPWCYKPGYREMSVDPNTGEQVLQPPCAFFLEPSTGFRHEVSTPDYLAIESIWNQHNYYVNKQDPAAGLAAMRWDLADGRDWEHFLPGEPYELREDCAVPEDQDPLTTEEEIEKEKHLDMPTSWVRSLNVSRTDYEQRFPDGAKVIYFKKTIYERFAPYRNLIGLVRRITTYETLDYDGPICRWEFYANRDDQLNLVRIEYRTNVTEEHFDKGRPDCLRLLKHRAAPYNEYELRFFHQYRFDALRTLIYHASYIQEHYDKRDDLLYYREFHNIPKDQITKEPSKLTHINEKFHQNPSKIPVKDIAIRNCYIQDNKIALQFHYGEDCITASTREFVKPPKSEMGEEVPYDPNCTSGYVSNPWDPQPTQLDLFLILKEQLRAEELASHAFRRRVVEIDTMLSERRKQTDSPRLTNSLFDPLRNGEARQLRLAKYEAIKAREEQIKQQQADFLAPYLLRLGDTSKRRAPTRAQVMALYRDCTTDLRHFYQRLEEELRNRCDDLITEEQSLKRFLSRFQQHFEDAEYEKFIAEGETIERDKHILQMRLENIQDDYRRKAAHLREALRADERLRPYLGAEMESPGERSDYEDE, from the exons CCCACCCGCTTGGTTTCGCCGGACGCGGTGCTCAAACGACGGCAGGCGAACAGTTTCgagctggcaacactgctctGCAGCTTTCTGATCGGAAACGGATTTGCGGCTTGCGTTGTGTCCGGCTACGCAACGCGCGAAGTGGTCAATAACGATCAGCAACGTGTAGTTTGCCCGTTTGTAccggtggaggaggag GAAAGCGGCGAAGAGGAACAACCGGAAGCTCCCAACAAGTATCAACTGCGTCAACCGCCCGATCTTCGCAGCCAGTATCTGCTCAACATTGAGGAGGAAAAGGTAGCGAAAGGGCAGGCGGAAGAAGCGAACCGCCTGGCGGCCGAGCAGGAAGAAATCGAACGTTTCGAGCAACCGCCCGATGACCCGAAACGGGGCCACCGAGTACATGCCTGGGTGGCGATCCTGAAGAATGCTCCCTGGTGCTATAAACCCGGCTACCGCGAGATGTCTGTCGATCCGAACACGGGCGAACAGGTCCTGCAGCCACCGTGTGCCTTCTTCCTCGAGCCGTCCACCGGTTTCCGGCACGAGGTGTCGACACCCGACTATCTAGCCATCGAGAGCATCTGGAACCAGCACAACTACTACGTCAACAAGCAGGACCCCGCTGCCGGACTGGCGGCGATGCGCTGGGATCTGGCCGATGGTCGCGATTGGGAACACTTCCTGCCCGGGGAACCGTACGAGCTGCGCGAGGATTGTGCCGTACCGGAGGATCAGGACCCGCTCACGACCGAGGAAGAGATCGAGAAGGAGAAACATCTCGATATGCCTACGTCCTGGGTCCGTTCGCTTAACGTCTCCCGCACCGACTACGAGCAACGCTTCCCGGACGGTGCGAAGGTGATCTACTTCAAGAAGACGATCTACGAACGATTCGCCCCGTACCGCAACCTGATTGGGTTGGTGCGCCGCATCACGACGTACGAAACGCTCGACTACGATGGGCCAATCTGCCGGTGGGAGTTTTACGCGAACCGCGACGATCAGCTGAACCTCGTCCGCATCGAGTATCGGACGAACGTCACGGAGGAACACTTTGACAAGGGGCGTCCGGATTGTTTGCGCTTGCTAAAGCATCGGGCCGCACCGTACAATGAGTATGAGCTGCGATTCTTTCACCAGTATCGCTTCGACGCACTGCGGACACTTATCTATCACGCGTCATACATTCAGGAGCACTACGACAAGCGTGATGATCT GTTGTATTATCGCGAGTTTCACAATATTCCCAAGGATCAAATCACAAAGGAACCTAGCAAATTGACG CATATTAACGAGAAATTCCACCAAAACCCATCCAAGATACCGGTAAAGGATATCGCCATTCGGAACTGTTACATTCAGGACAACAAGATCGCACTGCAGTTCCATTATGGGGAGGATTGTATTACCGCCTCCACCAGGGAATTTGTCAAACCACCCAAATCTGAGATGGGCGAGGAGGTGCCGTACGATCCCAACTGTACATCCGGCTATGTG TCGAATCCCTGGGACCCACAGCCGACCCAGCTGGATCTGTTCCTGATACTGAAGGAACAGCTCCGAGCGGAAGAGCTCGCATCGCACGCCTTTCGTCGCCGTGTGGTCGAAATCGACACCATGCTCAGCGAACGGCGCAAGCAAACCGACTCGCCACGGCTTACGAACAGCCTGTTCGATCCGCTCCGCAACGGAGAGGCCCGCCAACTGCGGCTGGCCAAGTACGAAGCCATCAAGGCACGGGAGGAACAGATCAAGCAACAGCAGGCCGATTTCCTAGCGCCCTATCTGCTCCGCCTCGGCGACACCAGCAAGCGGCGGGCCCCGACCCGCGCCCAGGTGATGGCCCTGTACCGTGACTGCACGACGGATCTACGCCATTTCTACCAACGGCTCGAGGAGGAGCTGCGCAATCGCTGCGACGATCTGATCACCGAGGAGCAGTCACTGAAACGGTTCCTGTCCCGCTTCCAGCAACACTTTGAGGACGCAGAGTACGAGAAGTTTATCGCCGAGGGTGAAACGATCGAGCGGGACAAACACATACTGCAGATGCGGCTGGAGAACATACAGGACGACTATCGGCGGAAGGCCGCACATCTCCGGGAGGCGTTGCGTGCGGACGAACGGCTTCGCCCCTATCTGGGCGCTGAGATGGAGTCGCCCGGTGAGCGAAGCGATTATGAGGATGAATGA